A single region of the Chryseobacterium sp. 6424 genome encodes:
- a CDS encoding M23 family metallopeptidase: protein MKRYILIFTLLIQFSLKAQFNTVTFVKKMEESKPEFIENSTEETNSKTEETRVSEKENFFLKNSSKKVLRKELDSLRKMFLEMNKLKTTPPQFDTKHVEDSLIQILKRNLSGEKSGLQKSLKPKEENTLSPNKIMMPVKNALNLSSGFGNRFHPIFGGQKFHNGIDIKARYENVFAVMDGIITESGWDSKGGGNYIKVLHHNRFETAYLHLSEMYYKAGEFVKAGFIIGKSGNTGNSTGPHLHFSVKEFGRFINPLNFLNELIQAKQLIAQHYEH, encoded by the coding sequence ATGAAACGATACATCCTAATTTTTACGCTGCTCATTCAATTTTCGCTAAAAGCACAATTCAACACTGTGACTTTTGTGAAGAAAATGGAAGAAAGCAAACCCGAATTTATTGAAAATTCAACAGAGGAAACCAATTCTAAAACCGAAGAAACAAGAGTTTCCGAAAAGGAAAATTTCTTTCTTAAAAATTCTTCAAAGAAAGTCTTGCGGAAGGAACTTGATTCTCTGAGAAAGATGTTTTTGGAGATGAACAAGTTAAAGACAACTCCTCCGCAATTTGACACCAAACACGTGGAAGATTCACTTATCCAAATCCTTAAAAGAAATCTTTCTGGGGAAAAATCGGGATTGCAAAAATCCTTAAAACCGAAGGAAGAAAACACGCTTTCCCCGAACAAGATTATGATGCCCGTGAAAAATGCGCTTAACCTGAGTTCAGGTTTTGGAAACCGCTTCCATCCCATTTTTGGCGGACAGAAATTCCACAACGGCATCGACATCAAGGCTCGATATGAAAATGTTTTTGCCGTGATGGACGGCATCATTACCGAATCAGGATGGGACAGTAAAGGTGGCGGAAACTACATCAAAGTCCTGCACCACAACCGTTTTGAGACCGCCTATCTGCACCTCTCCGAAATGTACTACAAAGCCGGAGAATTCGTAAAGGCGGGATTCATCATTGGCAAGAGCGGAAACACCGGAAATTCAACCGGACCGCACCTGCATTTTTCCGTGAAGGAATTTGGAAGGTTCATCAATCCCCTGAATTTTCTGAACGAACTCATTCAAGCAAAACAATTAATCGCACAACATTATGAACACTAA
- a CDS encoding JAB domain-containing protein, with translation MDIDLFNYQSKYGPNTNFRFPTDEATKYLKTSEGKVLPYKLFSGRNDAYPNSAILREKDNQGYTNDFALVERQFSENKSLSFRAGTKVSDVNDVAWLFRALEDEAVEHTFALYKFKDDSYLVQHLSTGGITATVVDLRLLTGNVFKMQPESITLVHNHPSGQLISSKHDRLMLQRLHEIFEHTGIKVEDGIVINLRSGKYLVFNGELGNDRVLELSEQNQLQEKVSTFSFNKQIFAANYQPFKISSPEDTAAYISSQKFGLSNKTEAIILNNANDIVGKFILPQHRQFEKLTELMTIHAGTGVILYGNNVNEQMYKEYREKLELMGFTALDAILLESGNFHSLYEKTKINVYDHLVDKFCKDNLNAEPIVGELGNRYSSNEKITVEIGVYANDEAKSVAPKPFDFDSTEELKAYLDLTMSQYDTDPILLVRIAEGKQPFLLDRLSQYALNKLMNEVENHNSSKNVVENNLTENQQEKFLKHIPDERQGEAFNIKVNRSEAEYLLANDILEDIMCKEYGDDDEWVGVTKDDMDEEMGGFDEEYQTFEIDLSHNPTEDFVKEILEELELFNSVFHQKEIPKDVQSHYELTFFDKYITPKTKAYKDFISEMETISPEIFFKDGEREFSEKEKKWMQIYDFRNGLNPAPESASLQQTKNQDNQNNFINNPKTSIMSTQEFDTAQYLKDQMKYLGFGEGEKLHKDLENGINGEDRQFEIKTTSDKTLPENKVDFTLKFNKSEKGGIFLNAYQAELTNDKGEKFTHNFGVGKENSFTAKEAVNLLEGRAVKTELKNTKTDEMIPAFVKLKFNEDKNDCGNYKLEIYNENYGVDTGKIVDKAGLIFDKPEYRDNVIKSLEKGNIVKVKFSLDNQTVEGKAVLNPQYKNLNLYDNEMNRINTNKPLKGLEVESTEKNQVKQQSISRGI, from the coding sequence ATGGACATAGACCTTTTTAATTATCAAAGCAAATATGGACCGAACACGAATTTTCGCTTTCCAACGGACGAGGCGACGAAATATCTCAAAACTTCGGAAGGCAAAGTTTTACCTTACAAACTTTTCAGCGGGCGAAATGATGCTTACCCAAATTCCGCCATCCTACGGGAAAAGGACAATCAAGGTTACACCAATGATTTTGCGCTCGTAGAAAGGCAGTTTTCGGAAAATAAAAGTCTTTCATTTCGAGCGGGTACGAAAGTTTCGGATGTGAACGATGTGGCGTGGCTTTTCCGTGCGCTTGAGGACGAGGCGGTGGAACACACTTTTGCGCTTTACAAATTCAAGGACGACAGTTACCTCGTTCAGCATCTTTCGACAGGCGGAATTACTGCCACGGTCGTGGATTTGCGGTTGTTGACGGGGAATGTCTTCAAAATGCAGCCCGAAAGCATTACCCTCGTCCACAACCATCCAAGCGGACAACTGATTTCGAGCAAACACGACCGACTGATGTTGCAGCGACTTCACGAAATTTTCGAGCATACGGGAATTAAGGTGGAAGACGGCATCGTCATCAATTTGCGTTCGGGAAAATATTTGGTTTTTAACGGCGAGTTGGGAAACGACCGAGTGTTGGAACTTTCCGAGCAAAACCAACTGCAGGAAAAAGTCAGCACCTTTTCCTTCAACAAGCAGATTTTTGCCGCCAATTATCAACCGTTTAAAATAAGCAGTCCCGAAGATACCGCCGCCTACATTTCGAGCCAAAAATTTGGGTTGTCCAACAAGACGGAAGCCATCATCCTGAACAATGCGAACGACATTGTGGGGAAGTTCATTCTTCCGCAACATCGGCAATTCGAGAAATTGACAGAACTGATGACCATTCACGCCGGAACGGGAGTCATCCTCTACGGAAACAATGTGAACGAGCAGATGTACAAGGAATACCGCGAAAAACTCGAACTGATGGGATTCACGGCTTTGGACGCGATTTTATTGGAAAGCGGAAATTTTCATTCCCTCTACGAAAAGACCAAAATCAATGTCTATGACCATCTCGTCGACAAGTTCTGCAAGGATAATCTGAATGCGGAACCCATAGTCGGCGAATTAGGAAATCGATACAGCTCGAATGAAAAGATAACCGTGGAAATAGGTGTTTATGCGAATGACGAAGCCAAATCCGTGGCACCAAAACCTTTCGATTTTGACTCGACCGAAGAACTAAAGGCATATTTGGATTTGACGATGTCGCAATATGATACAGACCCGATTCTTTTGGTGAGAATCGCCGAAGGAAAACAGCCCTTCTTGTTGGACAGGCTTTCGCAATACGCTCTGAATAAACTGATGAACGAGGTGGAAAACCATAATTCCTCAAAAAATGTCGTTGAAAATAACTTGACTGAAAATCAGCAGGAGAAATTTCTCAAACATATTCCCGACGAGCGTCAAGGGGAAGCATTCAATATCAAGGTCAACCGCTCGGAAGCAGAATACCTTTTGGCGAACGATATTTTGGAAGATATTATGTGTAAGGAATACGGCGACGACGATGAGTGGGTCGGCGTCACCAAAGATGATATGGATGAGGAAATGGGTGGTTTTGATGAGGAATACCAAACTTTTGAAATCGACCTTTCCCATAATCCGACGGAAGACTTTGTAAAGGAAATCCTTGAAGAACTCGAATTATTTAACAGCGTTTTTCATCAGAAGGAGATTCCAAAAGATGTTCAAAGCCATTATGAATTGACTTTTTTTGACAAATACATTACGCCCAAAACCAAAGCCTACAAAGATTTTATTTCCGAAATGGAAACTATTTCTCCCGAGATATTCTTTAAGGACGGAGAACGCGAATTTTCCGAGAAAGAAAAAAAGTGGATGCAGATTTATGATTTTAGAAACGGACTGAATCCCGCTCCCGAATCTGCTTCCCTACAACAAACAAAAAATCAAGACAACCAAAACAATTTTATTAACAACCCAAAAACAAGCATTATGAGCACACAAGAATTCGACACCGCGCAGTACCTGAAAGACCAAATGAAATATTTAGGTTTCGGGGAAGGAGAAAAACTCCACAAAGATTTGGAAAACGGAATCAACGGAGAGGACAGACAGTTTGAAATCAAGACGACTTCCGACAAAACCCTGCCGGAAAACAAGGTGGATTTTACCCTGAAATTCAACAAGTCAGAAAAAGGCGGAATCTTTCTGAACGCTTATCAGGCAGAATTGACCAACGACAAAGGCGAAAAATTCACGCACAACTTCGGCGTGGGCAAGGAGAATTCCTTTACCGCAAAGGAAGCCGTAAACCTCCTCGAAGGTAGAGCCGTGAAAACGGAACTGAAAAACACCAAAACAGACGAGATGATTCCCGCCTTTGTGAAACTAAAGTTCAACGAGGACAAAAACGATTGCGGCAACTACAAACTCGAAATCTACAACGAAAATTACGGGGTGGATACAGGGAAAATTGTGGATAAGGCAGGTCTGATTTTCGACAAACCGGAATACCGAGACAACGTCATCAAGTCTTTGGAGAAAGGCAACATCGTGAAAGTAAAATTTTCACTCGACAACCAAACCGTGGAAGGAAAAGCGGTCTTGAATCCGCAGTACAAAAATCTCAATCTGTACGACAACGAGATGAACCGCATCAATACCAACAAGCCTTTGAAGGGTTTGGAAGTTGAGAGTACTGAAAAAAATCAAGTGAAACAGCAGAGTATTTCAAGAGGAATCTAA